A segment of the Fusarium musae strain F31 chromosome 2, whole genome shotgun sequence genome:
CTGGCGACTCCATCAACCGGTATGCTCTGTTCATTGAGGAGTGTGGAGGCATGGAGAAGATCCACGACTGCCAGAACAATGCCAACGAGGAGATTTACATGAAGGCCTACAACATCATCGAGAAGTACTTctcggatgatgaggagaacgCGGACGAGGGTATGGCCCAACAACCTGCTGGCCCCAACGGCACATTCGGCTTTGGTACCAATGGTGCTGCTCCCTCAGGCGGTTTCGACTTTGCCAAGGGTAGCGACGCCATGGACATGTAAAAGGCTCGCTGGATCGGATTGAGAATTTCGATAGGAAATCCAGAATGTGGAGCAATCCCAACCCCCCCAAAAACATAGCACCATCACGACACCCCTTCCCCCAGAACAGTTTTATGTGACTGTCGTTTACCCCCATCCCCATGATATCACACCCCATACCGCGTCTTTTTAATGTATCTGGAAGGTTTATACGAGGGGAAATCTCACCCCTCAGATTACAGGCCCTATGGTAGCTTGAAAGCTCCAGCCTGAGAGTGATGAAGTAAGACGAGAGCGGAGTCGGCGGTGGCGTTTGGCTTCTCGGTCATGAATGCTCATGAGAAGATTCTACAGACGCCGACGAGTTTACGTGTATACGCTGAAGACATCATGATGGTTGGTGTTTATGCACATGGGACTTGCGCAGGACGACcgctgaggtgaggtgagaggCAGCGTCAATCGAGGACGGATGCCTTGGAGAGGCCTATGCTAGTGCACCAGGACTTCTGAGACGATGAAGCTCGAAATTACGAAATTCGCTGCCAAGTGGTGGTGAGTCTGGTTCAGTGGTAGCCAGAGACCGTAGTTAATCGAAAAGAATGCGATGGGTGTTTGCCCCTCATTCATGAATACCAGGCATGACATGTAATGATTTTCTGACTGTAAATTGGTGTCGAATGAAGACGACTTATTTACTCGCACTTGaacgagaagagaagagaagagaaactaTTCGCGTTTGAATATACTCCAAGTATTTTTCGTTAAGCTTCCTATTAGGTAGTTATACACTAGGTATAACCAGAGTCTTCCCTTGAGAGGGTTTGAGCGTAAATAGCGGGGCCACGAGGGCCGTACATATAACAGAATACGTACTGTAATTTACTAGCACTATTGCACATGACTTACAGTGTGAATCAAGATATATTTCTTGTCCCCAGGCGCTTTTACGGGCCATGCTACTACCAATCTCTTTCTTTCGATGTTGCAGCTCTTACGAACAGTTTCTAAAGAAGAGAGGGTAGCTGTGATGAGACATGAGTACTGACGCTTGGCAGTATATTTCAAGCCATCTTGATCACCTCGCCTTCTCAAAATCATCAAGAGAACATCCCGCTGCTGACAATTATTACTGTGTATCGAGTGAGCTCCACTAAGTAATCGATCACCAACCCAGCACTTCCCATATCAATTCTACAACAACACGACCAACAAACCACATCCTTTCAAAATGGTCAAAAAGGGCAAAGGAAAGTCCAGCGGCGGTATAGACCTTTCTGATCCCATGCCGTCTGCGCCGCCTAAGGACCAAggaaaaggtaaaaagggcCAAAAAGGTGGCACGTCTACTCCTGAAGCAGCTCCTTCAGGCCCCCCAAAACCTACGGTCAAGCAACTCATTGGCGGCTCTTCATGGACAGGGAAGCTACCAGTAAACCTGCTTAGCGAGTACTGTCAGAAACAGAAATGGGAAAGGCCCGATTATGATACCAAGAAGACCCCCGATGGTTTCTCTGTATGGGTTACTATGAGCGCCAAGGATCCTAAAACCCAGCAGATCACCAAACTAGAACCCTTCAAAATCCCCGCAACTCATAAGCATCTGATCATGCGTCCTACGGCAATAGAAGCCAAGCATGCCGCAGCAACATATGCCCTCTTCAGAGTGTGTAGTATGCAGAATAAGCACACGGTTCTCCCACCAGAGCACAAGTCATTATGGAAAGACTTCCAGGCCCTGAAGACCCAAGATGTGAAAGAAGGCAAGGCCTGGATGTATGAACCGGACCCGTTTAAAGCACTTCAAGAGCGTCAAGAGGCAAAGGCTGCCgcagaaaagaagaggaaagaaaTTGAGGCCGCCAAGGCTAAGGCCGCTGCCATGCCTGGTGCTTCTGGGCTGGTTCTTATGAGTAATGCCGGTAAAGGAGACAGTCGGTCATCCAACATCATGAAGGGGTGGAGTACTGCGCCCAAGGTTGAGATGGGGAAGAAGACAAGAGCACAGTTAGAGACGTTGCTGCGAAGCGGCGTCAAGTGGAATCCAAATGGTGTCCAGATGTCAAAACCTCAAAAAGACGCTATTGTTTCCGAACTCAGCAAGCTCAGCTTTCGTAAAAGCCATGTTGAAGAGGCGGTCGAATATTGCAAAGATCGAGAAGAGACGCTCGAGTGGCTTCTCATTCACGTCCCTGAGGATGATCTTCCTCGTTGGGCCTTGCCAGAGAGCTATGCGGCTGGAGTTTCGGTCGGAGCTACGAATCTGAGAAGAGAGGGCATCATCAAACGACTAGCTCAAGCAGGTTACTCACTTGAGCTGGCCACAAGGGTGCTCGATGAGCAAGGGGTTGATGAGGACAAAGCCGCAGAGGCTTTACAAAATCTGCTCTTCCCCCGAGAATCTCAGGATTCCGCCGATGCTGACTTCTTGGATTTGGGCTCACCCGAGGAACagtgggaagaagaagttgggaGTCTTGAAGCAATATATGGGGAGGGTTTCGAACGTGAAGGCGATAACGTCATTCGCATCAAGCTCGATTCTGTCAAAAATGGGCAACAGACCGTCGATGCCTCTTTTCAGGTTCGACGTCCAGCTACCTATCCTGCCAACCTGATTCTGTCGATCGTGGCCAACATTCCTTCTTATATCAAGCTTAGCATCATTCGAAAAGCGCTCGAGTATATCGATGAGTCTTTGCGTGATGAGCCAATGAAGATCTACCTGGCAATGGACTGGGTCCAGCAGAACATCAACGGCATCATTGAGGAGCCTGGAAAGCTGGTGGATATTTCGGCCGTCTCCTCAGCCGCAGCCGAGTACAAACCTGTGGCGGCTATCGCACAAACCAAGCGAAGTCCACGCGCCCCAAAAATGATCAAATGggtcaaggatgagaaaAGCCGGGAGCAATGGCTTCAACGACAAGAGTCATCATCTTTGAAGAACATGGTATCCAAGCGTCAGGGTCTCCCTGCCTGGCAGATGCGAGAAGCCATAATCGGGACCGTCAGAAGCAACCATGTCACTATCATCAGCGGAGAAACAGGATCGGGTAAATCAACACAGTCTATGCAATTTATCCTGGATGATCTGTATGCCCAAGGTCTTGGTGGTTGTGCAAACATGATCGTCACCCAGCCGCGACGAATCTCAGCTCTTGGCCTTGCCGATCGTGTAGCAGAAGAAAGATGTACACGTGTGGGCGAAGAGGTAGGATATGCTATTCGAGGTGAATCCCGGAGATCGAAAGATACAAGGATAACATTTGTGACGACGGGTGTTTTACTCAGGCGATTACAAACCTCAGGGGGCCGAGTAGAAGATGTCGTGGCGTCTTTGGCGGATGTCAGTCACGTTGTGATCGATGAAGTACACGAGCGCAGTCTCGATACTGACTTCCTACTTAACCTTATCCGCGATGtcatgaaggccaagaaggataTGCTTAAGCTGATTCTGATGTCCGCGACACTTGATGCCGCAACTTTTAAGAATTATTTTGCCTCAGAGGGACTCAGCGTGGGCACAGTCGAAATTGCAGGCCGAACATTCCCTGTAGACGAGTACTATCTGGACGATGTGATCCGTATGACAGCATACGGAGTCGAAAGCTCTGATACAGAGTTCATCAGCGGAGAGGCTCTGGGCAAAGTCATCCAAAAATTGGGTCATCGCATAAATTACAACCTGCTGGTCGAGACGGTCAAGGCCGTTGATTTCGAGCTATCCTACGAAAAGAAACCTGGTGGCATTCTGATTTTCCTCCCTGGAGTTGGTGAGATCAACCAAGCTTGTCGCGCACTGAAAGCTATTAATTCTCTTCATGTTTTGCCCCTTCATGCTTCGCTTGAGACACGCGAGCAGAAAAGAGTGTTCTCTGGTGCTCCTCCAGGAAAGCGAAAGGTCGTGGTCGCAACTAATGTCGCAGAGACTTCCATTACAATAGACGACATTGTTGTGGTAATTGACAGCggaaaggtcaaggagaCAAGCTTCGATGTGCAAAACAACATGCGCAAGCTCGAGGAAACGTGGGCATCACGCGCCGCCTGTAAGCAACGACGTGGTCGAGCTGGCCGAGTACAAGAGGGCAGATGCTACAAACTCTTTACGCAAAATCTCGAACAGCAAATGCCCGAACGACCTGAACCAGAGATTCGCCGTGTTCCACTGGAACAACTGTGTCTCTCAGTTCGTGCTATGGGAATGAAGGATGTTGCCGGGTTCCTAGGCAGGTCTCCAACACCTCCTGACGCGACTGCTATTGATGGAGCTATGAAGCTCCTGCGACGCATGGGAGCACTCGATGGTGACGAGCTTACAGCCATGGGTCAGCAGCTTGCCATGCTCCCGGCTGACCTTCGGTGCGGCAAGCTGATGGTGTTTGGTGCCATCTTTGGTTGTCTAGATGATTGCGTAACCATTGCAGCGATTCTGAGCACAAGAAGTCCCTTTGTTTCTccacaagagaagagagacgaAGCGAAGGACGCTCGTATGAACTTCTACAGAGGTGATGGGGATCTCTTGACTGATCTTCAGGCCTTCCAGGAGTGGGATCTCATGATGCAGGACCACATACCCCATCGTCAGATACGATCTTGGTGTGAAGAGAACTTTCTCAATTTCCAGACCTTGTCAGACATCTCCAATACTCGGGCACAGTACTATACAGCCCTGGGAGAGATTGGTATCGTGGCACCCTCAGAAGCGACAATCGAGGTTCATGCACACGGGGCTAGCTCTGATGGATCCCAGCTCCTGAGAGCGCTGGTTGCTGCGGCTTTCACGCCGCAGATCGCTCGCATTCAGTACCCCGACAAGAAGTTTGCAAGTTCAATGTCTGGTGCCGTGGAGTTAGACCCCGAGGCCAGGTCGATCAAGTACTTTAACCAGGAAAACGGACGCGTGTTTGTTCACCCCAGCAGTACGTTGTTCGGAAGCCAGGGTTTCTCGGGGAATGCTGCGTATATGGCTTATTTCAGTCTGATCTCAACCAGCAAGATCTTCATTCGGGACCTGACACGTACGTATATCCCCTCTCATGTTTCGAGTCTTGTTCGGTTTCGCTAACATATCTAACAGCCTTCAATGCATACACACTCCTCCTATTCTCGGGACCTATCGAACTCGACACTCTTGGACGAGGTCTACTTGTTGACGGCTGGCTCAGACTTCGAGGATGGGCGCGTATAGGTGTTTTACTAGCTAGACTTAGAGGAatggttgatgagttgatcgcaaagaaggttgagagCCCAGAGATGAATGTTAAGGACGACGAGGTCATCATGTTGGTTAGGAAGATGATTGAACTCGATGGTATGGATGCTTGAGTAAAAAGTCCAAGGTCATTATAAATGCAGATAGAGGTACATTAGATTTGAATATGAAGATCTCGTGCATGACCTCAATAGTTAGAAACCTGAATACCTAGTTATTTACAATCAAGTGCTGAATTTTGATGTCCTCTTTCGCAACACACGACTCAAAATAGGTACTAGATATCTGTTCATGCCTGTGCTTCGGAGACTTGTGTCAGAAAAGGTGACTCCACCGCGGGGCACTCTCTATCATGGATGCTGCACGCTCCCAGCACAGTATAGAACACTAACAGTaacgccaacaccaacaccaacaagcgTTTCCAACATTCGCACCTAAAGACATGTCTCATCAAGATTCAGAGCCAGAGGAAGCCATTACCAAGGAAGAGATCCGTAGTGAAGAGCCGACAAAGAAATCGACCCGCAATGCATGCAAGTCACACACTCAACTCACTCGAAGCATCCGTTCTTACATATGACAGTCGCAGAACTCATGGCTCCAAAGAGGAAAACACCACCGGAGACAAATACAGCTCGGCCATCGCGTAGTGGGAACCCTTTCAAAGACCGCATGGGCTTGGGTGCATATCTTGAAGATCCAGCCTCATACCCATCTTCACGCGTCATCTATCACAACGAGGACTTTGTCGCTATAAACGACCGTTATCCAAAGGCCACAATACACACTCTTCTGCTCCCTCGGTCGTCAAATTACAATCTTCTCCATCCATTTGATGCCCTGGATGACCCAGAGGTCCTTGCCAAGGTGCGGACGGAGACCCAGCGCCTCAAGGTTCTGGTCGCAAAGGAACTCCAACGTCGTCTTGGCACGCACAGTGAGAGTGATGCTCATCGACAAGCCGTACTCGATGGAGATGCCGAGCCGGACCAGGGCGGTCAACTCCCGGAGGGCCGGGACTGGGCTGCAGAAGTCAAGGCCGGCGTACATGCGGTACCAAGCATGAGACACCTTCACGTACACGTTTTCTCAAGAGATATGTTCTCTGAAGCCTTGAGACATCGCAAGCACTACAATTCGTTCAATACGCCGTTTCTGGTTGATCTGGACGACTTTCCGCTTGCAGCTGATGATGCGCGCAGGAACACGAAGGAGGAGGCATATTTGCGCTGGGAGATGAAGTGCTGGAGATGTGGGCTCAACTTTGGGAGCCAGTTCCAAAAGCTAAAACGACATCTTGAAGAGGAGTATGAGACATGGAAGAAACTTTAGATAAGAGAAGGTTGGGATAAAAGGGCCTGCTTTACCCGTCTGTAAATTAGCATGATATTTGTACAACTCCTGAAGAGCACAATCCCAGTATAACAGTTCCATGAATTCTTCCTGACCCTCACCCCTCGTGTTCCCAAGCACCCTAAAGCAAATCAACCAAACCCAGACCCTATAATGAAAGTAGGAAAATTCCGCCTCCGCCGATTATTCATGTCAGGATTTATATGTTGGTCATAATGGAAATCCTACTCGGAGTCTtcgccatcctcgtcatTTGCCTGGAACAAGTCAGTAATGTTCTAGGTCGAAGGGTATGAAAATGGAACTCTACCTCGTCCTTAGCGGGCGACTCGTTGGcagcatcatcctcgtcggctGGCAGATATTAGCACATAATCAACTTGGAGCTTCGTAGAAATTCCTTACCAGGTTCATCGTGCTtggtctcttcatcctctgatACATCAGCAGCCTTTGGCTTTCTGCCACgcttcttgccatccttgggCGTTGTAGCAGCAGACTCTGTGCCGCGAGCAGCTCGAGGAGGTCGACCACGTCCCTGCTTTGGCGTACCATCATCATTTACTGCAGCGACCTTCTTGGGTCCAGCGGCGGCCTTCTTGCCAGTACCTGGGGGTCGGCCGCGGGGGCGTCCTGTTGGAACATAGACCTTCTTAGGCATGGGAGCAGCACCCTTGGGAGGCCGTCCCCGACCGCGCTTGACGGGAGCTTCAGCGGAATTCTTGGTCACTCCGGCGGAGGATTTGGGGATGCGAGGCGAGGCATCGCCCTTGGACGCAACATCTTCCTTGGTACGCGCCATAGTGCGACAGAGAGAAAATAGCGAGAGAAATTGAGTTTGTAAAAAACGTGATAAAATTTCCCGAAAAATCGCGCAGTAAAGTACGATACTAGTTTCTTCGGCTTGATCGTTGTAGTCGAAAACGCGACAAAAGATTGTTGTGGGAggtagaagaagagaggaaagaCAAATGTTGGATGTCGCGTTTCGTCTGCAAAGGTATCTGAAcctactactccgtacctaggtaggtacctattaGGTAGGCACTGGAAGCTAAGCTCAGCTAAGGTGCAGCGCCCTAATTAGCAGTAAAATTGATCAAGGGTGGCTGGAGTTTAATTCGCGTCACTTGGTCCCCGCGACATACTCCGTAGAATTTGGGCTGTTGGTTATGACAGAATAACTCGAGTACAGCACAGTAGACAAAAAGAGTGATATTTCTTTCAGAGATTGATTTGAGTCTAGACCTGGTTCAGACTAGGGCTTCCGAGTCTCAATGGGGCCGCTTGGCCCAAGCCCCCTTCTGTTAAACCAGTCAAAACCTGTACTACACATACAGGGGCCCCCTGCAACTGCCCCTAGCAACGTGAATGACGCTGGTAAACAAAAAATACCTACAAGGGAAGACGGTGAGATGTGGGTTATTCTTCGACATCGACTTCACGACAGCATCGACAACGCCAACAGCATCCTTATGACGATGGCTCTGGACTCGAGATTGATGCCTTCTCCCTCATCGCCCTCGGCGTCTTTTTATGAGGGCAGGGTTCACTCTTCGGCTTCAACGCCATCGCTGAGATCTCGAGATGCGGCTTTATCCATGCCCGCCAGAATGGAAGGGGGAGGAAATGTCAAGGTCGTAGTCCGAGTGAGAGCGTTTCTCAAGAGAGGTGAATACACTTAAGCACCCGGTCTCCATTTCGTAGAACCTATGTATCTGACTAGTCTACAGAACTTGAACGCCAGGCAAAATGTCTGATCCAAATGGACCCCATCACTCAACTTACAACACTCTCCGCACCCGATGATCCTGACCCAGAGGCTGCAAAGCTaaaggccaagaaggtcatcgaggagaagaaattTACTTTCGATAACTCCTTCTGGAGTCATGACACTAACGACAAGCACTACGCCACTCAGGAAGATGTTTACAACAGCCTTGGCGAGGACTTTCTCGATCACAACTTCGAAGGCTACCACACGTGTATCTTTGCCTACGGGCAGACTGGATCTGGAAAGAGTTACACCATGATGGGCACCCCAGACCAGCCTGGCCTGATTCCTCGGACTTGCGAGGATCTCTTTGAGCGTATCGACGCCGCTCACTGCGAGAACTCAAATGTCGCCTATAATGTTCGCGTCTCGTACTTTGAAGTCTACAATGAGCACGTCCGTGACCTCCTCGTTCCTCCGCAAACGCACAAGGCGCCCAATTATCTCAAGATTCGCGAATCTCCCACCGAGGGCCCATACGTCAAGGATCTTACCGAGGTGCCCGTGCGAAACATCAATGAGATTCTACGCTACATGAAATTGGGCGATACATCTCGTACGGTAGCGAGCACAAAGATGAACGATACAAGTAGTCGAAGTCACGCCGTTTTCACAATCATGCTGAAACAAATTCACCACGATATGGAAACCGACGAGACGACCGAGCGAAGCTCCCGCATTCGACTGGTGGATCTCGCTGGTAGCGAGAGGGCGAAGGCCACCGAGGCTACTGGTGCGCGATTACGTGAAGGtagcaacatcaacaaatcACTCACCACGCTGGGACGTGTAATCGCCGCTCTAGCAGACCCCAAGGCCGGAAGGGGTGGGAAGCGAAAAGAGGTTGTCCCATACCGAGACTCAATCCTCACCTGGCTTCTCAAAGACTCACTAGGCGGAAACAGCAAGACGGCCATGATTGCCTGCATCGCACCCTCAGACTACGATGAAACCCTTTCCACGCTACGATATGCCGACCAAGCCAAACGAATCCGGACCAGAGCGGTTGTCAACCAGGATCACATATCAACAGCCGAGCGAGACGCGCAGATTGCTGCCATGGCGGAGGAAATTCGCATTCTGCAGCTTTCCGTATCAGACTCGAGACAGCGTGAGAAGAACGCCAAGGAAGCTGAGGACAAACTGGAGGAGTACCAGACTCATGTCAACTCTATGCAGCGCATGATGGAGGAGCGCAGCATGGTAGCTGagagcaagatcaagaagcttcagaCGGAGAATGAGGCCTTGAAACTGCACCTGAAGCTTGCCATCGAAAGCCTCAAGAACCCTATTCCTCCTGTTGCCGTAAAGCCAGAGGGAGAAGTCGACGAGCAGGACAAGGAGAATGCCTCCGAATATAGTGAGTACGATGACGATCAGTATGATTCGGAGAGCACAGCATATGGCGAGGATGAGTTGCAAGAAGAAATGCAGCAATACCTCCAGGATATGGGTaacttgaggaagttgatGCAAGGGGACTTGACGAGGTTTAAGAATGAGAACAGCGCGAGAATGCCACTGGGCGCAAAGGAAACCCTCTGAAACGAATGACCAACGGCGATTGAAGGAAGATTTGCTAGCATGACAGGAGCATGGTGTTTTGGAAGCGTTGTTTGAATGACCGGGTCGGATTAGATTCACTGGATGTCTCTTTGAGTTTGCTGGACAATAGGCTACGTTACTTTACGTTACTACAAATGATTTAAATATGAAGAATTTTACCACAAACGAGTCCATCAGAGTCAATGGTATGATAAAATGGACTATAAAGCTTTGTACGCGTGTACGCATTGAGTACCTTGATGATAACAACATCAGCGTTGGGCAACTACATAAATATGATGATTAGCGGCGGGTTTCTTGTGCACTAAGCGCGTTATTTTATACACATATAAGTAATTCTATCTCCTATAAATCCCCCGAATCGTATCTTGACAAGCACTCTTCCGATCCGTCGGTTAACGTTACAGGATGAGTTGTCGATATGATCGTTGTCAAACTAGTTTCACTAAGCAATGTGTTTGACCTGATTGGCTGAGCCGGTTCGTCAACTTCAGTTTCAGTCGGATCAGGGACATCTAAAACTGTCCCCATGATTCGTCGGAATGTCAGCTGAGAAAATAGAACATGTCTTGAACGCAGTAACAGAGGTCAATAGATGAGCAACTGAAGATGTTTCGTCACCAGTCAATGGGGATTGCGAAGCCTGTAGTAGCTCATTCGCCGCCTCAAAGACCCCGCAGTCATGTCGTATCATGCCATGTCAACTACCTATGCATTTCTGCTATGGCAGAAGACTTGACATTTGCCTTGGATAATAAAAACACCAATATGCATGCTTAGAGTCGTACTAGTAGACTATTTCACTACATACCTTTGTAGTTTGTCTTCACCCCTAGGTTATTCAGAGTCTTATAAAAGTCTGGGCACCTCGAGGCACACCCACCTACATAGGTACTATAGTACTGTATTCCTCCATCCATAGGTACTAGGTAGGCATATCCCCACCAT
Coding sequences within it:
- a CDS encoding hypothetical protein (EggNog:ENOG41), whose translation is MARTKEDVASKGDASPRIPKSSAGVTKNSAEAPVKRGRGRPPKGAAPMPKKVYVPTGRPRGRPPGTGKKAAAGPKKVAAVNDDGTPKQGRGRPPRAARGTESAATTPKDGKKRGRKPKAADVSEDEETKHDEPADEDDAANESPAKDEANDEDGEDSE
- a CDS encoding hypothetical protein (EggNog:ENOG41) gives rise to the protein MEGGGNVKVVVRVRAFLKRELERQAKCLIQMDPITQLTTLSAPDDPDPEAAKLKAKKVIEEKKFTFDNSFWSHDTNDKHYATQEDVYNSLGEDFLDHNFEGYHTCIFAYGQTGSGKSYTMMGTPDQPGLIPRTCEDLFERIDAAHCENSNVAYNVRVSYFEVYNEHVRDLLVPPQTHKAPNYLKIRESPTEGPYVKDLTEVPVRNINEILRYMKLGDTSRTVASTKMNDTSSRSHAVFTIMLKQIHHDMETDETTERSSRIRLVDLAGSERAKATEATGARLREGSNINKSLTTLGRVIAALADPKAGRGGKRKEVVPYRDSILTWLLKDSLGGNSKTAMIACIAPSDYDETLSTLRYADQAKRIRTRAVVNQDHISTAERDAQIAAMAEEIRILQLSVSDSRQREKNAKEAEDKLEEYQTHVNSMQRMMEERSMVAESKIKKLQTENEALKLHLKLAIESLKNPIPPVAVKPEGEVDEQDKENASEYSEYDDDQYDSESTAYGEDELQEEMQQYLQDMGNLRKLMQGDLTRFKNENSARMPLGAKETL